The nucleotide window CTGACGAACGCCGCACCGTACGCCGGCGCCGCCCTGCTGACCGCGACCGTTACGCCGAGTGCGCAAAGCGGAGCCTCGACGCTCACGATGCAAGCCCATGTCTTCAGCCAGCCGTCGGTCATCTACGTGGAAGAGGTGGAGGTGGACGCCGTCCTAGGATTCAGCCCGTTCGGCACCCTGGAGGTCAGCAGCGGCTTCACCGGAACGGGCGGTCCGAGCGCGGCGGTATTCGACCCGGCCAACGGCTTCATCTACGTGACGAATGCCGCCAACAGCACCATCACCGTCTACACCGCGAACGGCACGAAGCAGACGCTGAGCGGAAGCTTCCCGAACCTGAGCACGCCGGAAGGCATCGTCTACGACCCGACCAACGGCTATCTCTACGTGGCGAACGAAGGGAACAGCACGATCACGGTCTACGACGCCAACGGCAATCAGCAGACGCCCAGCGGTACCTTCGCCGGCCTGAACGAGCCCCACGGTCTTCTCTACGATCCGGCGAACGGCTTCATCTACGTCACGAACGTCTTGGGCAACACGGTCACGGCCTATGACATGAACGGTAACCAACAGACACTGAGCGGAACGTTCAGCGGATTGGATTCGCCGGACGGAATCGCGTACGACACGGTGACCGGCTGGCTGTACGTCACAAACTTCAGCAACGGCACGGTGACGGTCTACGATCAGAACGGGAACCGCCAAACCGTCGCAGGCAGCTTCAGCGGCCTCAACCATCCCGACGCGATCACGTACGACCTCGCGAACGGCGTCCTATATGTCGCGAGCTCAAGTAACGGGACGGTCGCGGCATTCACCGACACCGGGACGGCATCGACGAAGCTCGGAGCATCGTTCGAAACGTCGAGCCCGCCGCAAGGAGTCGCCGTCCTGCCGTAGCCGAGGCGGGAGCGGAACCTCAGACCTCGAGCCACTCGCGGCGGACGTCGTCCGCCGCGGTCAGCTCGGCCGGCGTGCCGTGGAACACCATGCGCCCGTGGCCCATCACGTAGATGCGGTGCGAGATGCCGAGCGCGATGAGCAGACGCTGCTCGACCAGGACGATCGAGATCCCGCGCCGCGCGACCTCGCGCAGCAGGTCGGCGATCCGCTCGACCATCTGCGGCGCGAGACCCTCGGTCGGCTCGTCGATCATGATCAGCTCGGGATCACCCATGAGCGTGCGGCAGATCGTCAGCATCTGCTGCTCGCCGCCGGACAACGCGCCACCCGGCGCGTCGGCGCGTTCGCGCAGTTGCGGGAAGAGCCGCCACGTCTCCTCGATGCCCCAGCGCCGCGTCTTCTGGCCCGGCTTGACGCCGAGCAGCAGGTTCTGCGCCACGGTCAGCGCCGGGAAGATGGCGCGCTCTTCGGGGACGTAGCCGATCCCCAAGCGTGCGATCTCATGGGACCGCAGACCGGCGATCGAGCGGCCCTTGAAGACGATCGAACCGCTCGGGACCGGGTCGCCCATGATGGTCTTGAGGGTCGTCGAACGGCCGACGCCGTTGCGCCCCAGGATGCTGACGATCTCGTGCTCGCCGACGGTGAAGTCGACGCCTTGCAGGATGTGGCTCTTCCCGTAATAGGCGTGGACGTCGCGCACCTCGAGCATCACGCGATCTCCGTCCCGAGATAGGCCTGTTGCACCTCGCGGTTGGCTTTCACGCGCTCCGGCGTGTCGCTCGCGATGATCTTGCCGTAGACCAGTACCGAAATGCGGTCGGCGAGGTCGAAGACGATGCCCATATCGTGCTCGATCATCAACAGCGTGCGCCCCTCGCTGACGCGGCGGATCAGCGCGACCACGTGATCGGTCTCGGCGCGGCTCATGCCGGCCGTCGGCTCGTCGAGCAGCAACACGTCGGCGTTCCCCGCGATAGCCAGGCCGATGTCGAGCGAACGCTGCTCGCCGTAGGTGAGGACGCCGGCGGTCACCTGGGCGCGATCGAGTAGATTGATGTCGGTGAGGATCTGCTCGGTCCGCGCACGCACGTCCGCCAGCCGGTCGATATTGCGCCAAAACGGGTAGCGGTAGCCCATCGACCACAGCGTCGCGCAGCGTATGTTCTCCCACACGGTCAGGTGTGGGAAGATGTTGGTGACCTGAAAGCTGCGCGCGAGGCCGCGGCGATTGATCAGCTGCGGCGCCATGCCGGAGATGTCCTGACCGCGCAGCTCGATGGCCCCCTCGTTCGGCCGCAGGCGGCCGCTGATCAGATGGAAGAGCGTCGACTTGCCGGCGCCGTTCGGGCCGATGACCGCGTGACGCTCTCCCGCCGGCACGGCGAGATCGACGCCGCGAATGATCTCCGTTCGACCGAATCGCTTGGTGAGCCCGCGCAGCTCCAGTACCGGCGGTGCGAGAAGCGCCGTCACGCGACGCCCGTGGACGCCGGCACCGCTGCCAGCGCGTCGCCGTACGCGCGTCCGCTCGCCCGGGCCGCGCGCAAGAACGCGACCGTGCCGCCAACCAGCAAGACCACGGCGAGCACCCACGGGATCGGCGAGGCGGCGTTGATGGTGGCCCCGCCCAGCGTCATCGTCTGGCCGTCCGCCGCATGGACGGTGAGGTGGTTGGTCATCTCGATCACCATGCTGAGTCCGACGACCGCGACGATGCCCGGCAACAGCGCCAACAGGTAGTACGGCAGAACGCGGTGCAGCTGCCCCGCGCGCAGCAGCGGTCGCTGGCGCGCCAGCAGCCCGGCGAGGCCGCCGGGCACGAAGATCACGATCCCGATGAAGAGCAACCCGACGTAGAGCTGCCAGACGTCCGTGATGCCGCTGAGCATCGTCTGCAGATACGTGAACAGGATGGCACCGAGGACCGGGCCGATGAACTCCCCCACGCCGCCGATGTACGTCATCAAGATGACCGTGCCCGACTGCGTGACCCCGAGCTGCGAGGAGGTCATCAGCTCGAAGTTGATGGCGCTGAGAGCGCCCGCGATGCCGGCGAAGAACGCGGCCAGGCTGTACGCGAGAAACCGGACGGTCCGGACGTCGTAACCGATGAAGCCCGCGCGCTCCGGGTTGTCGCGCGTCGCGTTGCAGATGCGGCCGAACGGCGTGCGCGTGAGGGCGTACATCGCGGCCGCCGCGACCAAGCACCAGGCGGCGATGAGATAGTAGACCTGGATCTGCGGGCCGAACGTGAGGCCGAAGGGGTGCACGAACGCGGTGCGATCGGTGCTCACGCCTTCCTCGCCGCCGAAGGCGTGCTTGAGGATGAGCGCGCTCGACGCGAGCAGCTCGCACAGGCCCAGCGTGATCATCGCGAACGCGGTGCCGCCGCGGCGCGTGGCGACGGTGCCGAACAGCAGCCCGAAGAGCAGCCCGGCGATGCCCCCCGCCAACGGGAACACGAGGAGCGGGACAGGCAGACCGTGATCCTGCGCCGCGTTCATCACGTGGATCGTGGCGTAGCCCCCGAGCCCGAAGAACATGGCGTGCCCGAACGAAAGCAGTCCCGTCTGACCGAGCAGCATGTTGTACGAGAGCGCGAAGACGATCATGATGCCCATCAGGCACATCGTCGTGAGCGCGAGCCCGGACCCGAAGACGAGCGGCAGGATCAGGAGCACCACCGCCGCGGCGATCCACACCTTCACTCGCGCGTGCCCAGCAGCCCGCGCGGTCGGAAGATCAGCACCAAGACCATCAGCAGATAAGGGATGATCGGCGCCACCTGGGCGACGGTGACGCTCCAGACGTCGCCGACGTAAGGCGTCCACGGACTGTCGGTCGCCAGCGCGCCGAAAACGCTCGCCAGCGAAGCGTTGGAGGCGACGGCGAACGTCTGCACGAGCCCGATCAGCAGCGAGGCGACGAAGGCGCCGCCGAGCGAGCCGAGGCCGCCGATGACCACCACCACGAACAGGATCGGGCCCAGCAGCTGCGCCATGTCCGACTGCGTCACCAGCGCCGGGCCCGCGATCACGCCGGCGAGCGCCGCCAACCCGGTGCCGACGCCGAAGACCAGCATGAAGACGCGATCGACGTTGTGCCCGAGCATGCCGACCATGGCGGGATGCCCGAGTGCCGCCTGCACGACCAGGCCGATGCGCGACCGTTTGACCACGAGCAGCAGCGCGGCGAAGATCGCGACCGCGATCAGCAGCTCGAAGAGCTTATAGGCGGGATAGTTGGTCGAGTAGATCGTGAAGGCGGGGAAGTTGAGTGCGGGCGGCACGCGATAGTCGACGGGCAGCTTGCCCCAGACCATCTCGACGACTTCCTGGATGACGAACGCCAGGCCGAAGGTGAACAGCAGCTCGGCGACGTGGCCGTGCCGGTGCGCCCGACGCAGCCCGTAGCGCTCGACCAGCATCCCGATGCCGCACACGAGCAGCGGCGCCAGCACGAGCCCCGGCCAAAAGCCGATCCGACGGCTGATCTCGAACCCGAAGAACGCCCCCAGCATGTAGAAGCTGGCGTGCGCGAAGTTCAGCACCCCGAGCATGCTGAAGATGACGGTCAACCCGCTGGCCATCATGAACAACAGCATGCCGTAGAGGACCCCGTCCAGCGTCGAGGTCAGGATGATTTCGCGCACGCGTTCCTCGCCTGCGCCGGAATCAGGGACGCTTCATCTTGCAGGACGTCGGCAACAACGTCTCGTCGGTCGGAATGCGCCCCTTCACGTTCCACCCCCAGCCGGTGTCCTCTTCGGTGAACTCGCCGGCCGGGACGGGGCCGAGGCTCGAGATGTAGAGCGGCTGGAAGAACTGGTGATCGCTCGCGCGCATGAAACCCTCGGCGCCGTTCAAGAAGGTTGCGTACTTCATGCCTTCGAGCTTGGCGGCGAACTTGGCCGGATCGGCCGAGTTGGCCTCACGGATCGCCTCGACGAGCATGCCCATCTCGTTGAAGAGCCGCGGATAGAAATACGGGTCCGCTTTGTGGCCGGCCAGGTACTGGGTCACGACCTTGCGCGCCGACGGATCCGCGATCGTGTCGACGCCCTCGTTGACCTGGAAGACGCGATTGGGCAGGTTCGCCTGTTTGATCGCCGTCGGGCCGCCGGCGATGCCGGCGTAGTAGGTGTACCAGTTGACCTTCAGCCCGGCGTCGCCCGCGGCTTTGAGCAGCAGTGCGAAATCCTGTCCCCAGTTGCCGGTGATGACGGAGTCGGCACCGGACGCTTTGATCTTGGCGATGTACGGCGAGAAGTCGGTGACCTTCAGCAACGGCACGAACTCGTTGCCGACGACCTGGATGTCGGGGCGCTTCGCTTTCAGCATGCTGACGGCCGTGTCGGCGACCGAATGGCCGAAGCTGTAGTCCTGGTCGATCAGGTAGACCTTCTTGATCGACGGGCTCTTCTTGATGTAATTCGTGAGCGCGGCCATCTTGATCGAGACGTTGGCATCGAACGCGAAATGCCAGTACGTGCAGTCCTCGTTGGTCAGGACCGGATCGATCGCGCCGTAGTTGAGGTACACGACTTCCTTGCCGGGATTCCGCTCGTTGTACTTGGCGACGAAGTTCTCGATCGCGATGCCGACCGACGAGCCGTTCCCCTGGGTGATGATCCGCACGCCGTCGTCGATCGCCTTTTGCACCTGCACCAGACTCTCTTGCGGATTCAGCTTGTTGTCGTAGGGGACGACCTGTACTTTGGCGCCGAGCACGCCGCCTTTGGCGTTGATCTGATCGGCGATGAAATTGAGCTGATCGAGGCCGATCTCGCCGGCGCTGGCTCCGCTGCCCGACAGCGGATCGACGTAGCCGATCTTGATCGTGTCCTGGGCTCCCATGGCGGGTGGGGCGACGGCGGTGCCCAGCACGGCGAGCCCGGCGAGGGCCAGGACGAACGCGTTCTTCATGCCAGCTGTCTCCTGCGGCGGCGAGCTGTTCGCTCACATGTGAGTTAAGATAAGAGCCGCAGCCGTGCTTCCCGCAAGAAGAATCTTTCCCTCCGGTCTCTCTAGGGGGCGGGGGTGCCGTGACGACGGCGGCAGATCGCCACGAAGCCGGCCGCCATGAACGCCGCCATCCGCTCCTTGACGGCGGCGAAATCTTCGGATCGGCACAGGCCACCCGAGAGCTTGTCGATGCGGCCCGTGCGCGCCAGCGTGAGCATCAGTGCGCCGGTGACGAAGTGATAGCCCCAGAAGATATCTTCCTCGGCGCAGTCGGGAAGCGCCCGCTTGAGCAGGCCGATCAGACGAAGGACCACCGGGTCGAAGTGCTGGTCCATCAGCGCGGCGCCCCACTCGGGCGTGTTGGCGACTTGCGCGCTCAGCGCGGCGTAGTTGCGCCAGCCCTCTCCGCCCTCGATGTAGAGGTCGAGGTCCGTATCGAGGAATGCGCGCAGCGCGCCCTCGACCGTCGGCGTAGCTCCCGCCGCGCGTTCGTACGCGTCGAGCACCTTCATGCGTCGCTCGCTGGTCACCACCGCGCGCCGCGCGAAGACCGCGTCGAAGAGCTGCCGTTTGTCCGCGAAGTAGTAGTTGATCAGCGTGTGGTGCACGTCGATGCTCTTGGCGACGTCCTTGAGGGTGACGCCGTGCAGGCCGTGCTGCGAAAAGAGACGCTCCGCCGCATCGAGGATCTGCTCGACCGTTTCGGCACGCTGCTCCGCCTTGCTGCGCGTGGTGCGCCGGCCGCTTCTCTCTGACGACAACCTCTGCGTCCTTCCCGTCGTGAATGGCACCGGCTCTTCACCGCGCCGCTCGATGAACCTACGCAGTGCCGCTCCCGGATCGGCCGATCCGCTCGCTTGCTTTGCGGGCGAGGAAAATACCGGCGCGTTGTTGTCGAAAGTGAGGCCGGCCGTTCGACGCTTTGGTAGAACACCCCACACAACGAGGAGTCTACGATGAAATTCATGGTTCTGATGAAGGCCAACGCCGACTCGGAGGCGGGCGTCATCCCGAAGCGCGAGCAGTTCGCGTCGATGATCGCGTTCAACGAGCAGCTCGCCAAAGACGGCGTCCTGTTGGCGGCCGAAGGCTTGCGCCCATCTTCCAAAGGCACGCGCATTCGATTCGAGGGCGGGCGCACGACGGTCACCGACGGTCCGTTCGCGGAGACCAAGGAGCTGGTCGCGGGATTCTGGGTCGTCGAGGGCAAGTCGCGCGAGGAGATCGTCGAGCGCTTCACCCACGTGCCGTTCGAGCGCGGCGAGACGATCGAGATCCGCGAGTTTTTCGAGGCCGACGACTTCGGCGAGGTGCTCTCGCCGGATCTCCGCGAGCGCGCCGGGGAGATCACCCTGTAACGGGAAAAGCCTGCCGCTGCGGCAGGCTTTTCCACTCCCCGCGCTCGACGCGCGAAGACCCCTCGCGGTCGCGGACGCGCGTTACGCCGCGACCCCGTCTTTGGCGCTGATGACCTGCACCGTCGCGCCCAGGGCCGCGTTCTGCATGTTCTGCGCGAACGCGGCCAAATCGGCCCACTCCGTCTGCGTCGCGCGGATGTCGTCGCCGAGCAGCAGCCACGCCTGCTGATCGTCGTCGGAGGTTGCCGCCGCGACGTCGTCGACGACGGTCCCCAGCTTCTGCTCGATCGTGCTCCACCACACCGAAACGTCGGAGAGCGATTGCGACATGCCTCCGTTCAACCCGATCAGGTTGTCGACGACGCCCTTGACGAGCGTCAGCGAGGCGACTTGGTTCTGCTCCGCGGTGAGGTCGGCCGTATCCTGGTCGTACCGGCGCTGCGCGTCCGCGAGCCGCACACCGTAGATCGACAGCACCGTCGCGGCCTCGATGACGGCCCCGGCGATGACGAAGCCGCCGATGACCGCGCCGATGCCGGTGGCACCCGAGACCACGAGCGTCGACGCGCCGACGAAGATGCCGACCCCTGCCGCCACCCCGGCTTTTGCCATGGCCGCCTTGTCCGCGTCGATGTCCGCTTGGTCCGAGCGCTGGTCACCCTGCAGCTTGGCGACCAGGGCATTGTCGATGTTGAGGTCGTGCTGCACGGAATCTGCGCCGTCGTTGAGCGCGTGCAAGTCGGCGTCGGCGGCGCGTTGGAACGTGACGAAATCGGCGCGCAGCTTGTCGATGTCGGCCTTGTGGTCGCCGATGCCGCGCCGCAGCCAGTCGAGCTGGTCGGCGATCTTCTTCGCGTCGTCGGGCGACGGCTTCGGGGTCGCCTGGAGGATGGCGAGAATCCCGTTCGTCGCCGTCTGCAACCGGGTTCCGAACTCGACGATCTGCCCGGGCAGCGTCGAGGTGATCGCCGGCTCCAATTCGGTCGTCCACGGACTGGTGTGCGCTTTCGCCGCGTCGATCTTGGCGACGAGCCCGTCGTACCATGACGGCGGCGGATCGGAAACCGGGGTGAGGTTCGTCTTGCTGAGCGCGAGCACGTAGCCGCGTATCGAGATCAAACCTTGGTAGTGATCCGCGAGCATCGACTTCGCGGCGTCCCCGCCGGGACGGTCCAGCAGAATCGGCATCTCGGCTACGCCGCGACCTTTCTGGTGTCCACGGTCTGGACTTGAGCACCGGATGCGATCTCCTGCATGTTGGTCGCGAAGCTGACGTACGATGCCCAATCTTTCTGGGCGTCGGTGATGTCGTTCGCGAGCCCCATCCAGAAGCCGTCGGCCTCGTCGGCCGCCGCGTCCTTCACGTCTTGGATCACGGCGCCCAGCTTCTGACCGATCATCGACCACCAGTCGGCGATCTCGACCAGCGACTGCGCCATCGCTTCGTTCTTGCCGGCGAGCCCGTCGATCGTGTTCTTCAGCAGGCCCAGCGCGGTGATCTGCTCGATCTCTTTCTGATCGCCCGCGCTTTCCTCGTTGAACTTCGCTTGCTGGTCGGCCAGGTCTTTGCCGTATACCGCCAGCACGGTCGCGGCCTCGACGAGCGAACCGACCATGATGAACGCGCCGATGGCGGCGCCGATGCCGAACGTCTCCGCGCCCGTCGTCGCCATGATCCCGACGCCGACGAAGAGTCCCACGCCGCCGGCGATGCCCGCAGCCTCCATGGCAGCTTTGTCCTTCATGATCTTCGACTGCGTATCGGCCATCTCGCCTTCGATGCGATCCTTTACGGTCGTATCGGCGGTGATCACGTCCTGGATGCTCGACGCGCCGGTCGTCAAGGTCGTGAGGTCGGCCGCGGCCGTCTTCTGAAACGTCGTGAACTGCTGCGAGAGCCCGGGCAGCGGCGAGTGCACGTCGTCGATGTGACCCGCCAGCCAGGCCAGCTCTTGTTCGATCTGCGACTTCTGCTGCTCGCTGGGGCTGTTGTTGGAAGCGTTCAGGATCGACAAGATGCCGTCGGTCGCCGTCTTGAACTTCGTGCCGAACGAGATCGCCGTCTGCGGCACTTGCGAGGTGATCGCCGGCTCGAGCGTATCGGTCCACACGCCGACGTGCGTTTTGGCCGTCCCGATGTTCTTGACGAGATCGGGGTACCACGTCGGCGGCGGGTCCGTCGGCGAGGTCAGGTTCGTTTGCTCGACGGCGACCGCATAGCCGCGAATCATCAGCACCGCGCCGAGGTGATCGGCGAGGACTTGCTGGTGGTCGCCGAGGTCGGCCGGACGAAGGGAGTTCGCCACGAGGGCC belongs to Candidatus Sulfotelmatobacter sp. and includes:
- a CDS encoding ABC transporter ATP-binding protein yields the protein MLEVRDVHAYYGKSHILQGVDFTVGEHEIVSILGRNGVGRSTTLKTIMGDPVPSGSIVFKGRSIAGLRSHEIARLGIGYVPEERAIFPALTVAQNLLLGVKPGQKTRRWGIEETWRLFPQLRERADAPGGALSGGEQQMLTICRTLMGDPELIMIDEPTEGLAPQMVERIADLLREVARRGISIVLVEQRLLIALGISHRIYVMGHGRMVFHGTPAELTAADDVRREWLEV
- a CDS encoding TetR/AcrR family transcriptional regulator, whose amino-acid sequence is MWGVLPKRRTAGLTFDNNAPVFSSPAKQASGSADPGAALRRFIERRGEEPVPFTTGRTQRLSSERSGRRTTRSKAEQRAETVEQILDAAERLFSQHGLHGVTLKDVAKSIDVHHTLINYYFADKRQLFDAVFARRAVVTSERRMKVLDAYERAAGATPTVEGALRAFLDTDLDLYIEGGEGWRNYAALSAQVANTPEWGAALMDQHFDPVVLRLIGLLKRALPDCAEEDIFWGYHFVTGALMLTLARTGRIDKLSGGLCRSEDFAAVKERMAAFMAAGFVAICRRRHGTPAP
- a CDS encoding branched-chain amino acid ABC transporter permease translates to MKVWIAAAVVLLILPLVFGSGLALTTMCLMGIMIVFALSYNMLLGQTGLLSFGHAMFFGLGGYATIHVMNAAQDHGLPVPLLVFPLAGGIAGLLFGLLFGTVATRRGGTAFAMITLGLCELLASSALILKHAFGGEEGVSTDRTAFVHPFGLTFGPQIQVYYLIAAWCLVAAAAMYALTRTPFGRICNATRDNPERAGFIGYDVRTVRFLAYSLAAFFAGIAGALSAINFELMTSSQLGVTQSGTVILMTYIGGVGEFIGPVLGAILFTYLQTMLSGITDVWQLYVGLLFIGIVIFVPGGLAGLLARQRPLLRAGQLHRVLPYYLLALLPGIVAVVGLSMVIEMTNHLTVHAADGQTMTLGGATINAASPIPWVLAVVLLVGGTVAFLRAARASGRAYGDALAAVPASTGVA
- a CDS encoding NHL repeat-containing protein, whose amino-acid sequence is MSHFRRALSTAPLVAVFAFGAAGCGGSGAVSPATHAATPTEKTGTARFVIDGAVAGVTQGSSRRPRYISPATQSITINVTDQGSSTSVSGYPQTANLTPTSSGCSSTLASTQCTLTLTLGPGDYDATFTTYDQPNGAGNQLSAAQNVPFSIVAGTTNTITLTIGGIPTSVRIIADSPTTIAGDPVNGFTLPTGDNGYVTVLGVDADGNYVLGVGAPTVALSSSDTTSYTVTASGSSAPNRFLLTNAAPYAGAALLTATVTPSAQSGASTLTMQAHVFSQPSVIYVEEVEVDAVLGFSPFGTLEVSSGFTGTGGPSAAVFDPANGFIYVTNAANSTITVYTANGTKQTLSGSFPNLSTPEGIVYDPTNGYLYVANEGNSTITVYDANGNQQTPSGTFAGLNEPHGLLYDPANGFIYVTNVLGNTVTAYDMNGNQQTLSGTFSGLDSPDGIAYDTVTGWLYVTNFSNGTVTVYDQNGNRQTVAGSFSGLNHPDAITYDLANGVLYVASSSNGTVAAFTDTGTASTKLGASFETSSPPQGVAVLP
- a CDS encoding ABC transporter ATP-binding protein, translated to MTALLAPPVLELRGLTKRFGRTEIIRGVDLAVPAGERHAVIGPNGAGKSTLFHLISGRLRPNEGAIELRGQDISGMAPQLINRRGLARSFQVTNIFPHLTVWENIRCATLWSMGYRYPFWRNIDRLADVRARTEQILTDINLLDRAQVTAGVLTYGEQRSLDIGLAIAGNADVLLLDEPTAGMSRAETDHVVALIRRVSEGRTLLMIEHDMGIVFDLADRISVLVYGKIIASDTPERVKANREVQQAYLGTEIA
- a CDS encoding branched-chain amino acid ABC transporter permease; the encoded protein is MREIILTSTLDGVLYGMLLFMMASGLTVIFSMLGVLNFAHASFYMLGAFFGFEISRRIGFWPGLVLAPLLVCGIGMLVERYGLRRAHRHGHVAELLFTFGLAFVIQEVVEMVWGKLPVDYRVPPALNFPAFTIYSTNYPAYKLFELLIAVAIFAALLLVVKRSRIGLVVQAALGHPAMVGMLGHNVDRVFMLVFGVGTGLAALAGVIAGPALVTQSDMAQLLGPILFVVVVIGGLGSLGGAFVASLLIGLVQTFAVASNASLASVFGALATDSPWTPYVGDVWSVTVAQVAPIIPYLLMVLVLIFRPRGLLGTRE
- a CDS encoding branched-chain amino acid ABC transporter substrate-binding protein, which translates into the protein MKNAFVLALAGLAVLGTAVAPPAMGAQDTIKIGYVDPLSGSGASAGEIGLDQLNFIADQINAKGGVLGAKVQVVPYDNKLNPQESLVQVQKAIDDGVRIITQGNGSSVGIAIENFVAKYNERNPGKEVVYLNYGAIDPVLTNEDCTYWHFAFDANVSIKMAALTNYIKKSPSIKKVYLIDQDYSFGHSVADTAVSMLKAKRPDIQVVGNEFVPLLKVTDFSPYIAKIKASGADSVITGNWGQDFALLLKAAGDAGLKVNWYTYYAGIAGGPTAIKQANLPNRVFQVNEGVDTIADPSARKVVTQYLAGHKADPYFYPRLFNEMGMLVEAIREANSADPAKFAAKLEGMKYATFLNGAEGFMRASDHQFFQPLYISSLGPVPAGEFTEEDTGWGWNVKGRIPTDETLLPTSCKMKRP
- a CDS encoding YciI family protein — encoded protein: MKFMVLMKANADSEAGVIPKREQFASMIAFNEQLAKDGVLLAAEGLRPSSKGTRIRFEGGRTTVTDGPFAETKELVAGFWVVEGKSREEIVERFTHVPFERGETIEIREFFEADDFGEVLSPDLRERAGEITL
- a CDS encoding HBL/NHE enterotoxin family protein, coding for MANSLRPADLGDHQQVLADHLGAVLMIRGYAVAVEQTNLTSPTDPPPTWYPDLVKNIGTAKTHVGVWTDTLEPAITSQVPQTAISFGTKFKTATDGILSILNASNNSPSEQQKSQIEQELAWLAGHIDDVHSPLPGLSQQFTTFQKTAAADLTTLTTGASSIQDVITADTTVKDRIEGEMADTQSKIMKDKAAMEAAGIAGGVGLFVGVGIMATTGAETFGIGAAIGAFIMVGSLVEAATVLAVYGKDLADQQAKFNEESAGDQKEIEQITALGLLKNTIDGLAGKNEAMAQSLVEIADWWSMIGQKLGAVIQDVKDAAADEADGFWMGLANDITDAQKDWASYVSFATNMQEIASGAQVQTVDTRKVAA